One stretch of Anopheles merus strain MAF unplaced genomic scaffold, AmerM5.1 LNR4000866, whole genome shotgun sequence DNA includes these proteins:
- the LOC121603121 gene encoding uncharacterized protein LOC121603121, with protein sequence MIAYDTINNSKEAIERCAAVLLSELNELITNRNVPVANYASLICYKMLYGKTFHALAAKLPTLHPFLGTSAEEIKLFTRTTGRSLSLRPMLANERIEYSAFVQQLSAALLSFWGIR encoded by the exons ATGATTGCTTACGATACG ATCAACAACTCGAAGGAAGCAATCGAACGATGTGCTGCGGTGCTGCTGAGCGAATTGAACGAGCTGATAACGAACAGAAACGTTCCGGTTGCAAACTACGCCTCACTGATTTGCTACAAAATGCTGTACGGAAAAACATTCCATGCTTTGGCGG CCAAACTACCAACACTGCACCCATTTTTGGGAACTTCTGCGGAAGAGATCAAACTCTTCACTCGTACCACCGGACGCAGTTTGTCGTTGCGGCCAATGCTTGCCAACGAACGGATCGAGTACAGCGCTTTTGTGCAGCAGCTGTCAGCCGCGTTGCTGTCATTTTGGGGAATACGATGA